A single Oncorhynchus nerka isolate Pitt River unplaced genomic scaffold, Oner_Uvic_2.0 unplaced_scaffold_3347, whole genome shotgun sequence DNA region contains:
- the LOC135566784 gene encoding histidine-rich glycoprotein-like, protein MHHELLYQQIHHELLYQQMHHELLYQQTHHELLYQQMHHELLYQQMHHELLYQQTHHELLYQQIHHELLYQQTHHELLYQQMHHELLYQQTHHELLYQQMHHELLYQQMHHELLYQQMHHELLYQQMHHELLYQQMHHELLYQQIHHELLYQQMHHELLYQQMHHELLYQQMHHELLYQQMHHELLDQQMHHELLYQQMHHELLYQQTHHELLYQQMHHELLYQQMHHELLYQQMHHELLYQQMHHELLYQQTHHE, encoded by the coding sequence ATGCATCATGAGTTGCTGTATCAACAGATACATCATGAGTTGCTGTATCAACAGATGCATCATGAGTTGCTGTATCAACAGACGCATCATGAGTTGCTGTATCAACAGATGCATCATGAGTTGCTGTATCAACAGATGCATCATGAGTTGCTGTATCAACAGACGCATCATGAGTTGCTGTATCAACAGATACATCATGAGTTGCTGTATCAACAGACGCATCATGAGTTGCTGTATCAACAGATGCATCATGAGTTGCTGTATCAACAGACGCATCATGAGTTGCTGTATCAACAGATGCATCATGAGTTGCTGTATCAACAGATGCATCATGAGTTGCTGTATCAACAGATGCATCATGAGTTGTTGTATCAACAGATGCATCATGAGTTGCTGTATCAACAGATGCATCATGAGTTGCTGTATCAACAGATACATCATGAGTTGCTGTATCAACAGATGCATCATGAGTTGCTGTATCAACAGATGCATCATGAGTTGCTGTATCAACAGATGCATCATGAGTTGCTGTATCAACAGATGCATCATGAGTTGCTAGATCAACAGATGCATCATGAGTTGCTGTATCAACAGATGCATCATGAGTTGCTGTATCAACAGACGCATCATGAGTTGCTGTATCAACAGATGCATCATGAGTTGCTGTATCAACAGATGCATCATGAGTTGCTGTATCAACAGATGCATCATGAGTTGCTGTATCAACAGATGCATCATGAGTTGTTGTATCAACAGACCCATCATGAGTGA